One genomic segment of Paenibacillus xylanexedens includes these proteins:
- a CDS encoding SDR family oxidoreductase — translation MKALFIGGTGTISTAITEMLARQGCELYLINRGNHNHDLPKEVNVLQADINDEPRVAELIADLEFDVVADFIAFVPSQLERDYRLFKDKTKQFIFISSASAYQTPLADYRITEGTPLSNPYWEYSRNKIACEDYLMKQYREHGFPVTIVRPSHTYGDKSVPLGVHGAQGSWQVLKRIHEGKPVIIHGDGTSLWTITHNTDFAKGFIGLMGNIHAIGESVHITSDESVTWNQIHEIIAGVLGVKLHAVHVPSEFLAACSDQDLRGGLLGDKANTVVFDNSKLKRLVPEFVATTRADQGIRRTIEHILEHPELQTEDPEFDVWCDKVVGALDEALLKIRDEK, via the coding sequence ATGAAAGCGCTATTTATTGGAGGGACAGGCACCATCAGTACGGCCATTACGGAGATGCTTGCACGGCAAGGCTGTGAACTGTATCTGATTAATCGAGGCAATCATAACCATGACTTACCTAAGGAAGTCAACGTACTTCAAGCGGATATTAATGACGAGCCACGTGTAGCGGAACTGATAGCTGATCTGGAATTTGATGTTGTGGCAGATTTTATCGCTTTTGTACCGTCTCAACTGGAGAGAGATTACCGTTTGTTCAAGGATAAAACAAAGCAATTTATATTTATAAGTTCAGCATCAGCGTATCAGACTCCTCTGGCTGATTACCGGATCACGGAAGGTACGCCTTTATCAAATCCATACTGGGAGTATTCTCGCAACAAGATTGCCTGTGAAGACTATCTGATGAAACAATATCGCGAGCATGGATTCCCTGTGACCATCGTGCGTCCGAGCCATACGTATGGCGACAAATCGGTACCTCTCGGTGTTCATGGTGCTCAAGGCAGCTGGCAGGTTCTCAAGCGTATCCATGAAGGCAAACCCGTTATCATCCACGGAGATGGCACCTCACTGTGGACCATCACGCACAATACTGATTTTGCCAAAGGGTTTATCGGGCTTATGGGAAATATCCATGCCATTGGTGAATCGGTACATATCACCTCGGATGAATCCGTTACCTGGAATCAAATTCATGAGATTATAGCTGGCGTGTTGGGAGTTAAGCTTCATGCGGTACATGTCCCCTCTGAGTTCTTGGCAGCATGCAGTGATCAGGATCTTCGCGGCGGATTGCTGGGTGACAAAGCCAATACCGTTGTGTTTGATAACAGCAAGCTGAAGCGGCTTGTTCCGGAATTTGTAGCAACGACAAGAGCTGATCAGGGCATTCGACGTACGATTGAGCACATTCTGGAGCATCCTGAGTTACAGACCGAAGATCCGGAATTTGATGTATGGTGTGACAAGGTCGTTGGCGCATTGGACGAAGCGTTATTAAAGATCAGAGATGAGAAATGA
- a CDS encoding cupredoxin domain-containing protein, whose translation MKSWFGKTWPWLTLGLTVVVLLGSFLVYFMGKDVSPGSGSAVTAQAETAEDLKGYEVIDVDVSNDGFGPDVIEVKAGVPTKINFILTRSVTHVKSVGSQKLGMDLYMQKGPNYYTVDKDLPKGEYEIHCGMYMIYATIKVV comes from the coding sequence ATGAAAAGCTGGTTTGGAAAAACATGGCCTTGGTTAACGCTGGGCCTGACCGTTGTTGTACTGCTTGGATCATTTTTGGTTTATTTTATGGGCAAAGACGTATCCCCGGGATCAGGAAGTGCTGTAACTGCACAAGCCGAGACAGCGGAGGATTTGAAGGGATATGAAGTCATTGATGTGGACGTAAGCAACGATGGTTTTGGACCAGACGTTATCGAGGTGAAAGCTGGCGTACCGACCAAAATCAACTTTATTCTGACCCGGTCGGTGACACATGTGAAATCAGTGGGATCACAAAAGCTTGGCATGGATCTATACATGCAAAAGGGACCCAATTATTATACGGTCGACAAAGATCTGCCCAAGGGAGAATATGAGATCCATTGCGGCATGTACATGATATATGCAACGATTAAGGTCGTATAA
- the treR gene encoding trehalose operon repressor, whose amino-acid sequence MNNKFIRIYEDIANRIRTGEIEAGTLLQSELDLSESYQTSRETIRKALKMLYEEGYIQKIQGKGSIVLDIRKIDFPISGLVSFKELAKKMGHRAQTYVKVFEEKQVDQALHKKINFGLNEQVWEIRRVRKVDGEHVILDKDYISQRLVPGLSKEICNDSIYEYIEQELGLSISFAKKEILVEEPTAEDRELLDLEGFHNVVVVRSQVYLEDASQFQYTESRHRPDKFRFVDFARRR is encoded by the coding sequence ATGAATAATAAATTTATCCGGATATATGAAGATATTGCAAATCGTATTCGGACCGGAGAGATTGAGGCAGGGACGCTGCTTCAATCGGAACTGGATCTATCGGAAAGTTATCAAACGTCTCGAGAGACTATTCGCAAAGCATTAAAAATGTTGTATGAAGAAGGTTATATTCAGAAGATTCAAGGCAAGGGTTCGATTGTACTGGACATACGCAAGATCGATTTTCCCATCTCAGGTCTGGTTAGCTTCAAGGAATTGGCCAAAAAAATGGGACATCGTGCTCAAACGTATGTGAAGGTTTTCGAGGAGAAACAGGTTGATCAGGCGTTGCACAAAAAAATTAACTTTGGTCTGAATGAACAGGTCTGGGAAATCAGACGTGTGCGCAAAGTGGATGGAGAGCATGTCATACTGGACAAAGATTACATCAGCCAGCGGCTTGTTCCTGGGCTCAGCAAAGAGATCTGTAATGATTCCATCTATGAGTACATTGAACAAGAGTTGGGGCTTTCCATTTCGTTTGCCAAAAAAGAGATTTTGGTCGAAGAACCAACCGCTGAGGACAGGGAACTACTTGACCTTGAAGGGTTCCATAATGTGGTTGTGGTGAGGAGTCAAGTGTACCTGGAGGATGCCAGTCAATTTCAGTATACGGAGTCGAGGCATCGACCGGACAAGTTCAGATTTGTGGATTTTGCACGTCGTAGATAA
- a CDS encoding fibronectin type III domain-containing protein, with translation MKKSGKRVKKQAEQLTKVVLAFALLSPQALLLEWGATTVMAETVETIGIVSDTSSMKAVQSSKVKVEMNSDGKYRIVLLPNTNVFYGGDTGNVSTIIDHNGSPVNFKTLPLNYYRINNNVIEMSRQKDNVEYILRVSIVNATSQGGYMKVELEAINRSGTALNLGGTFYWDTMVNGNDASPFEVIENGWRNYSGGVQVTAFYANTYNVVNADRIYMGQYSGPDNAQLTGGSSPSSFTPGQTVTASDTAAQFWWNAKATANQSSRKFSTIVGIGPQNVPPSFTLTAPSSGQTYYKGEQLQISGTTRDTDIGDLLTVKWSIDGGSENILTQMTATGSNQSFNTNYTLPDTLPDGTHTLQVWVMDDKGGVSSAGTVNFTVRSFVVPGTPTYTLVNSNNLTVNWEKKANDASVTYELKNMTTNQIVDTGISNSRQVTGLTPNTSYSFAVRAKNSSGSFTGYSSPSTKYTLANPPAAAAVTQSGNSVTASWNNNSNPTGTHYKTEIRSPGGQVLATGTTTFTRTAFALTGLADGKYEVFVAALNGEGIQTPFISAGEMIKDTTGPTAPSVTVTPSSWTKEDVLVTVEEGKDALSGTQKTEVKVGPAGEWREYSAPFTVSSEGNTTVMARSIDAFGNTGQETAVTARVDRTAPTPPVISLNPPEWTKAAVIVTLTEGMDEASGIGLTQYKLGSEGEWIDYSTPFTLSKEGITEIYARSVDRASNVSASTSATARIDKTGPKQPTITLSEENWTNQDVTFAINSGEDTGSGLAKSQYRLNKEGPWIDYTGEVTVTDEGETIVYARSIDRVGNISTSAQATVRIDTTAPTEPVISLSPSGWSKEHVQFTIAGSVDEKAIFYEYSMNDAPYMTGNSGTVSTNGATTIRARARDTVGNVSKEVSRIAYVDQMAPTITFAPNGHGWTDMDISTTIQYADAHSGIQELERFYQVTNSAESPEHWLEARSDEHKISIESEGIWYIHAKTMDRAGNTYETTSSPYHIQRKPEQPSHVRMTQIAETSAELTVDLPTGERYTNGYQYEITNKTTGQSWTLDYPNHSIIDHSLSGGQVYEYEVRVRNHTGVSDAVSAQVLTTPAAPRTLHVRKVDSQPHLAEIQFDSVQGADAYRIIAATADGVTVFDQTVSDPSSLPYVSNLVPGTIHNISVTAMNESGAGGSSRTGFLTLPAMPGEFMAVQIQEHDISLEWQTVTSATYYGLSRDGTAIYEGEQTEYLDSGLDSGTEYSYTLIAGNETGPGPLAGLPLLKTLPGQVSGLQVSDASTASLRLNWEAVRGADRYELWLNGEKSGTVSAGTQEWVFAGLSSGTSYQLDVQAVNGSGQGIRSSVSGTTLPESPSGLHVVQVTEQGAILSWVPVAGATKYRVVIDGQSHEISDTQLAVRHLSNSREYTYEVQAGNAAGYGASTSSTILTLPSRPEGLNVTSTDETSMGLAWQAVDTANLYIVKINGTEVGRTSEQAYKVEGLLPGTEYALQVQATNASGPGETAQLIRLSKPVSPAEVLVDPGVHHAKVSWSIVEGAAEYVIEQNGKEIYRGMENEATITGLQDGTWHRYQLWAVNRQGTRSEATDVSLLTLPQKPDKVPVYDVAKNSLGLDFSNTGVQGADHYVIERDGREIAQMNSSETHFVDKDLLPGTKYTYVIRAVNTSGTSAPLTFSVMTQTLPLVAESITVKAGTHVVDLAWDVVQGAAAYEIRNQVTGDVQSVSEPSVHLNSMLDGTAYEFELVAINEDGHRSEPIQIQVLTKPISPQTAGITHITDQTAVLDLTGSSTRGAEQFIIMRDGVEVAKVPADQASFEDDGLTPGEHYTYTIKTSNATGESDSGFEVHLRTLPATIHEPLHASKIGEKEGWISWPKVQGAEGYTIRIGDQMFTTIDEGDITDVRLTHLESATRYDQVQVIPYNTAGSGSPMTVIPFYTLPHVDSLEMKIYPETDHAKLEWDFPYGNETFVILLDGTEVYRGKTKEFIVDQLDAGKQYTIEIYTENDQGDASEKLAYFVLTKPAAPVKVEYHSSKDHIRLILEQSRVEGAEQFIIERDGVEVARIPADELFYDDKELEPGVNYIYTVKTMNASGSSNGGYYLHAMTLPGSAASSPVVEGRSMNGADIVWELIPGAAGYRVYRNEELIGTTTETSIHVSDLNSAERYTDFAIIPFNEAGEGEALQVPEFETLPSEELTVAAIAQGTNTIKLTWELDSMNEVIVITHKDREIYRGTQRSHVWTGLNAEQHYEVEVWTENSAGEKSERKRAAAMTFPYPPSAWSGGGATPSPNVTSEQADEVSSQPEPSEQPDVPAKKNIKFIDISQTFNKDQITWLAEQNIIQGVSETRFEPRRPITRAEFTALIVRLMGVDTMVNQQHGFQDVNDEDWFAPEIKAAVHHEMVQGMGNGKFAPYALVTREQASKIIANVVRKIRPEPLTSPRAFTDQTDVSYWAKEEVQELAGLYMITGYEDGSFRPMQHLSRSEAAALIFRLNKLIQVMDENRTDQVKKASAFDRHI, from the coding sequence TTGAAGAAATCAGGAAAACGTGTGAAAAAACAAGCGGAACAGTTAACCAAAGTGGTACTGGCATTTGCGTTATTATCACCACAAGCCCTTTTGCTTGAATGGGGCGCAACGACGGTAATGGCTGAAACGGTTGAAACAATCGGGATTGTATCCGACACGTCCAGCATGAAGGCTGTACAGTCCTCCAAGGTGAAAGTGGAGATGAACAGTGACGGTAAATACAGAATTGTATTACTACCAAACACAAATGTATTTTACGGTGGTGATACAGGGAATGTATCCACCATTATCGACCATAATGGATCTCCCGTGAACTTCAAAACATTGCCGCTGAATTATTACCGAATTAACAATAATGTGATTGAAATGTCCCGGCAAAAAGATAATGTGGAATATATTTTGCGTGTATCTATCGTTAATGCTACCTCACAAGGTGGGTACATGAAGGTTGAACTGGAAGCTATCAACCGTAGTGGAACGGCACTGAATTTGGGTGGAACATTTTATTGGGATACGATGGTGAATGGCAATGATGCATCTCCATTTGAAGTCATCGAAAATGGATGGCGCAATTACAGCGGCGGCGTTCAGGTCACGGCTTTTTATGCGAATACGTACAATGTTGTGAATGCAGATCGCATATACATGGGACAGTACAGCGGTCCGGACAATGCGCAGCTAACAGGGGGCTCTTCACCTTCGTCATTCACTCCAGGCCAGACCGTTACGGCTAGTGATACAGCTGCACAATTCTGGTGGAATGCCAAAGCAACAGCGAATCAGTCTTCACGCAAATTTTCAACGATCGTGGGAATCGGCCCTCAGAACGTTCCGCCTTCATTTACACTAACGGCTCCTTCTTCGGGGCAAACGTATTACAAAGGCGAGCAACTTCAGATCTCTGGTACAACGCGAGATACGGATATAGGCGACCTGTTGACCGTCAAATGGTCCATTGATGGTGGGTCCGAGAACATTCTTACCCAGATGACCGCGACGGGTTCAAATCAGTCTTTCAACACGAATTACACATTGCCTGACACCCTGCCAGATGGCACACACACATTGCAAGTATGGGTCATGGATGACAAAGGTGGGGTGTCCTCAGCAGGAACCGTTAACTTTACAGTAAGAAGTTTTGTTGTGCCCGGAACGCCGACATATACATTGGTTAATTCTAATAACTTGACGGTAAATTGGGAAAAGAAGGCGAATGATGCATCCGTTACGTATGAACTGAAGAATATGACGACGAATCAGATCGTGGATACAGGTATATCAAACAGTCGGCAGGTGACTGGGCTCACTCCGAATACCAGTTATTCTTTTGCTGTACGTGCCAAAAATTCAAGTGGTTCCTTCACGGGGTATTCCAGTCCGTCCACCAAATATACATTGGCCAATCCACCCGCTGCTGCGGCTGTGACACAATCAGGCAACTCTGTTACAGCGAGCTGGAATAATAATAGTAACCCTACGGGCACCCATTATAAAACGGAAATACGCAGTCCAGGTGGGCAAGTCCTCGCAACGGGAACAACAACTTTCACACGTACAGCGTTTGCCCTGACCGGACTCGCGGACGGAAAATATGAAGTATTTGTGGCGGCACTGAATGGAGAAGGGATACAGACCCCGTTTATATCCGCTGGAGAGATGATTAAAGATACAACGGGTCCAACTGCTCCGTCTGTTACAGTCACTCCATCCTCATGGACCAAGGAAGATGTTCTCGTTACGGTTGAAGAGGGAAAAGATGCCTTGAGCGGAACTCAAAAGACTGAAGTTAAAGTCGGTCCGGCAGGAGAATGGCGTGAATACAGTGCTCCGTTTACCGTAAGCAGCGAAGGCAACACAACTGTTATGGCACGCAGTATTGATGCGTTTGGTAATACAGGACAGGAAACGGCTGTGACAGCCAGGGTAGATCGAACGGCACCAACGCCACCTGTTATCTCGTTGAATCCGCCCGAATGGACAAAAGCGGCAGTAATTGTGACATTAACGGAGGGTATGGACGAAGCAAGTGGCATTGGTCTGACACAGTATAAGCTGGGAAGCGAGGGAGAATGGATCGACTACAGCACCCCTTTTACACTCAGTAAAGAAGGAATAACGGAGATTTATGCACGAAGTGTAGATCGGGCGTCCAATGTCAGTGCTTCCACTTCGGCAACAGCCAGAATCGACAAGACTGGGCCTAAGCAACCAACGATTACGCTAAGTGAAGAGAATTGGACGAATCAGGATGTAACTTTTGCAATAAACAGTGGTGAAGATACGGGCAGTGGGCTTGCCAAGAGTCAATATCGACTTAACAAAGAAGGTCCCTGGATCGATTACACGGGCGAAGTGACGGTTACCGATGAGGGAGAAACGATCGTATATGCACGCTCAATTGACCGTGTAGGCAATATAAGCACGTCCGCTCAGGCTACAGTTCGAATTGACACGACAGCTCCGACCGAGCCGGTGATTAGTTTAAGTCCTTCTGGATGGAGTAAAGAACATGTGCAATTCACTATCGCTGGAAGTGTGGATGAAAAAGCGATTTTCTATGAATACAGCATGAATGATGCCCCGTATATGACAGGAAATAGCGGTACAGTTAGTACAAACGGCGCTACCACCATTCGAGCCCGAGCAAGAGATACCGTTGGCAATGTGAGCAAGGAAGTGAGTCGAATCGCCTATGTGGATCAGATGGCTCCAACGATTACATTTGCACCGAACGGGCATGGCTGGACGGACATGGACATATCCACTACCATTCAGTATGCCGACGCCCACTCAGGCATTCAAGAACTGGAACGATTCTATCAAGTTACGAACAGTGCAGAATCACCGGAGCATTGGCTTGAAGCTCGCTCTGACGAGCATAAAATATCCATCGAATCGGAAGGCATATGGTACATCCATGCGAAAACCATGGACAGAGCAGGGAATACATATGAGACAACATCATCACCTTACCATATTCAACGCAAGCCCGAGCAACCGAGTCATGTGAGAATGACACAGATCGCTGAGACATCAGCTGAACTTACAGTGGATTTGCCAACAGGGGAAAGGTATACCAATGGATATCAGTATGAGATAACGAATAAAACGACAGGACAGTCATGGACACTGGACTACCCTAACCACAGTATAATCGATCACTCTCTAAGCGGTGGTCAGGTCTATGAATATGAAGTTAGAGTGAGGAACCATACCGGTGTAAGTGATGCAGTAAGCGCTCAAGTATTAACTACCCCGGCAGCTCCCAGAACGTTGCACGTTCGAAAAGTAGATTCCCAGCCGCATTTGGCCGAAATTCAATTTGATTCAGTACAGGGAGCAGATGCTTACCGCATCATTGCTGCAACTGCGGACGGTGTCACCGTGTTTGACCAGACGGTATCTGATCCGAGTAGCCTTCCCTATGTCAGCAACCTCGTTCCAGGTACCATTCATAACATTTCGGTAACGGCAATGAATGAAAGTGGAGCAGGTGGTAGCAGTAGAACCGGATTCCTCACACTGCCGGCAATGCCCGGAGAATTTATGGCCGTTCAAATTCAGGAGCATGATATTTCATTAGAATGGCAGACAGTGACTTCTGCAACGTATTATGGTCTTTCACGTGATGGAACAGCCATATATGAAGGAGAGCAGACGGAGTATCTGGACTCGGGTCTGGATAGCGGAACGGAGTACAGCTATACGTTAATTGCCGGAAATGAGACAGGACCAGGGCCGTTGGCAGGATTACCTTTGCTCAAGACTTTACCTGGGCAAGTGTCCGGCTTACAGGTATCCGATGCTTCCACAGCGAGCCTTCGTCTGAATTGGGAAGCAGTACGAGGAGCCGATCGTTATGAGTTATGGTTGAATGGAGAGAAGTCGGGAACGGTTTCTGCTGGAACCCAAGAATGGGTCTTTGCGGGACTGAGTTCAGGAACATCTTATCAACTGGATGTACAAGCAGTGAACGGAAGTGGACAGGGGATACGCAGTTCGGTATCAGGAACAACACTACCGGAGAGCCCGTCGGGACTTCACGTTGTTCAAGTAACTGAACAGGGAGCAATCTTGAGCTGGGTGCCTGTAGCTGGGGCAACGAAATATCGGGTGGTCATCGATGGACAGAGCCATGAGATATCAGATACACAACTCGCGGTTCGCCATCTGTCAAACAGTCGTGAGTATACCTATGAAGTACAGGCGGGCAATGCTGCCGGGTACGGTGCATCCACTAGTAGTACAATTCTTACGCTACCTAGCAGGCCGGAAGGACTAAATGTCACATCGACTGATGAGACAAGTATGGGACTTGCATGGCAAGCTGTAGATACGGCGAATCTCTATATTGTGAAAATCAATGGAACAGAAGTGGGCAGAACATCAGAACAGGCCTACAAGGTTGAGGGATTATTGCCAGGTACAGAGTACGCTTTGCAAGTTCAGGCTACGAATGCTTCTGGTCCAGGTGAGACAGCGCAGCTCATCCGATTGTCCAAACCTGTTTCTCCTGCCGAAGTACTTGTTGATCCAGGAGTACATCATGCAAAAGTTTCCTGGTCTATCGTGGAAGGTGCCGCTGAATATGTGATTGAGCAGAATGGTAAGGAGATCTATAGAGGAATGGAGAATGAAGCAACGATTACAGGGCTCCAGGATGGAACGTGGCATCGCTATCAACTATGGGCGGTCAACAGACAGGGAACTCGTTCTGAAGCGACGGATGTATCTCTGCTGACTTTGCCTCAGAAACCCGATAAGGTTCCAGTATATGATGTGGCAAAAAACAGCCTGGGTCTGGATTTCAGTAACACTGGTGTCCAAGGGGCAGATCATTATGTCATTGAACGGGATGGAAGAGAGATCGCTCAGATGAATTCAAGTGAAACCCATTTCGTAGACAAGGATCTGTTGCCAGGAACGAAATACACTTATGTGATTCGGGCAGTCAATACGAGTGGAACGAGTGCGCCGCTTACTTTCAGTGTAATGACTCAAACGTTGCCATTGGTTGCAGAAAGTATAACAGTGAAAGCCGGAACACATGTGGTGGATCTGGCTTGGGATGTTGTTCAGGGAGCGGCTGCATATGAGATTCGTAATCAGGTAACGGGAGATGTACAGAGCGTGTCTGAACCGTCTGTACATCTCAATAGCATGCTGGATGGCACAGCGTATGAATTCGAACTTGTTGCGATTAATGAAGATGGTCATCGGTCAGAGCCTATTCAGATTCAGGTTTTAACGAAACCCATATCACCTCAGACGGCAGGCATAACACACATCACAGATCAGACTGCGGTATTGGACCTGACTGGAAGCTCAACACGGGGAGCAGAGCAATTCATTATTATGCGGGATGGTGTTGAAGTCGCTAAGGTTCCAGCAGATCAAGCTTCATTTGAAGATGATGGACTGACACCAGGAGAGCATTACACGTATACCATCAAAACATCCAATGCAACGGGAGAGAGTGATTCCGGTTTCGAAGTTCACTTGCGAACGTTGCCTGCGACCATTCATGAACCTTTACATGCAAGCAAGATTGGGGAAAAGGAGGGATGGATCTCTTGGCCAAAGGTACAAGGTGCGGAGGGATATACCATACGTATCGGAGATCAGATGTTCACCACGATTGATGAAGGGGATATCACAGATGTGAGGTTAACTCATCTGGAAAGTGCAACCCGATATGATCAGGTGCAGGTTATTCCTTATAATACGGCTGGTTCAGGAAGCCCAATGACCGTGATTCCTTTTTACACCTTACCTCATGTTGATTCACTGGAAATGAAGATATATCCGGAGACAGATCACGCCAAACTGGAATGGGACTTCCCTTATGGGAACGAAACTTTCGTTATATTACTGGATGGTACAGAAGTATACCGAGGCAAAACAAAAGAGTTTATTGTTGATCAACTGGATGCAGGCAAACAGTATACGATTGAAATCTACACAGAGAATGATCAGGGAGATGCATCGGAGAAGCTGGCGTATTTTGTCCTGACCAAGCCTGCAGCTCCGGTCAAAGTGGAGTATCATTCGTCGAAGGACCACATTCGTCTTATATTGGAACAGAGCCGGGTCGAAGGTGCCGAGCAGTTTATCATTGAACGTGATGGTGTGGAGGTTGCTCGTATTCCTGCAGACGAACTGTTCTATGACGACAAGGAACTCGAACCGGGCGTGAACTATATCTATACAGTGAAGACCATGAATGCCTCGGGCAGTAGTAATGGGGGTTATTACCTTCATGCAATGACTTTGCCCGGTAGTGCTGCTTCATCACCTGTAGTAGAGGGACGTTCAATGAATGGTGCAGACATCGTATGGGAACTGATTCCTGGTGCTGCGGGTTATCGAGTTTATCGAAATGAAGAGCTTATCGGAACGACAACGGAGACATCTATACATGTGTCTGATTTGAACAGTGCAGAGCGTTATACTGACTTTGCAATCATTCCATTTAATGAGGCAGGGGAGGGTGAGGCGCTCCAGGTTCCGGAATTCGAGACGTTGCCTTCCGAGGAACTGACAGTAGCAGCCATAGCGCAAGGTACGAATACTATTAAGCTAACTTGGGAACTGGATTCAATGAATGAGGTGATTGTGATCACCCATAAAGATCGTGAGATCTATCGTGGCACGCAGCGCAGTCATGTATGGACAGGACTGAATGCCGAGCAGCATTATGAGGTGGAAGTATGGACGGAGAATTCAGCAGGTGAAAAAAGTGAAAGAAAACGGGCCGCAGCCATGACTTTTCCGTATCCACCATCCGCCTGGAGCGGTGGCGGTGCAACCCCGAGTCCAAATGTTACATCGGAACAAGCCGATGAGGTGAGCTCACAACCAGAACCGTCTGAGCAACCTGATGTACCTGCGAAAAAAAATATCAAATTTATTGATATCAGCCAAACATTCAATAAAGACCAGATCACCTGGCTGGCGGAACAAAATATCATTCAAGGTGTTAGTGAAACTCGCTTCGAACCACGCCGCCCGATCACACGTGCAGAGTTTACCGCATTAATCGTGCGTTTGATGGGTGTGGACACAATGGTCAATCAACAGCATGGATTCCAGGATGTGAACGATGAGGATTGGTTCGCTCCTGAGATTAAGGCAGCCGTTCATCATGAGATGGTTCAAGGGATGGGGAACGGCAAATTCGCTCCGTATGCACTGGTAACACGTGAACAGGCATCCAAGATTATAGCAAATGTTGTTCGTAAAATCAGACCGGAACCGCTGACTTCCCCAAGAGCGTTTACCGACCAGACTGATGTATCATATTGGGCCAAAGAAGAAGTGCAGGAACTTGCAGGTTTGTACATGATTACCGGATATGAAGATGGCAGCTTCCGTCCCATGCAGCATTTGAGCAGATCCGAAGCTGCAGCGCTGATCTTCCGCTTAAATAAGCTGATTCAAGTCATGGATGAGAACCGTACAGATCAAGTGAAGAAAGCGTCAGCGTTCGATCGTCATATCTAA